The following coding sequences lie in one Sphingobium sp. KCTC 72723 genomic window:
- a CDS encoding DUF924 family protein, which translates to MNMLTDSHDAVTADWAAALLDFWFNQVGEAGWYSHDPALDRQCSARFEPLWTDKQQFGAEAFLDRADDALAAVLLFDQLPRNMFRGTAHAFATDPLARDIARGAIALGYDIQIGGAGRLFFYMPFMHSETIADQDMALTLFEGAGDARSLDFARQHHATIARFGRFPHRNIALGRDTLPQEAAAVAEGADW; encoded by the coding sequence ATGAACATGCTGACCGACAGCCATGATGCCGTAACTGCCGACTGGGCCGCCGCCCTGCTCGATTTCTGGTTCAATCAGGTCGGGGAAGCGGGTTGGTACAGCCATGATCCTGCGCTCGACCGCCAATGCAGCGCACGGTTCGAGCCGCTCTGGACGGATAAGCAGCAATTTGGCGCAGAGGCTTTTCTGGACCGGGCAGACGATGCGCTGGCCGCCGTGCTGCTGTTCGACCAGTTGCCCCGCAACATGTTTCGCGGCACCGCTCACGCCTTCGCCACTGATCCGCTGGCCCGCGATATCGCACGCGGGGCCATCGCGCTGGGCTATGACATCCAGATTGGCGGCGCGGGTCGCCTGTTCTTCTACATGCCGTTCATGCACAGCGAGACGATCGCGGACCAGGATATGGCGCTGACGCTGTTCGAGGGCGCGGGCGACGCCCGATCGCTAGATTTCGCGCGCCAGCATCATGCAACCATCGCGCGATTTGGTCGTTTTCCCCACCGTAACATAGCGCTCGGCCGTGACACCTTGCCCCAAGAAGCCGCAGCGGTTGCAGAAGGTGCCGACTGGTAG
- a CDS encoding P-II family nitrogen regulator gives MKLVMAIIKPFKLDDVREALSSLGIAGMTVSEVKGFGRQKGQTEIYRGAEYSTNMVPKIKVEVVCDDDLAPRVVEATQAAANSGAIGDGKIFVLDVGQAVRIRTGETGETAL, from the coding sequence ATGAAACTTGTCATGGCTATCATCAAGCCGTTCAAGCTTGACGATGTCCGCGAGGCACTCTCCTCGCTCGGCATCGCAGGTATGACGGTCAGCGAAGTTAAGGGCTTTGGCCGCCAAAAAGGGCAGACCGAAATCTACCGGGGCGCCGAATATTCGACGAACATGGTTCCCAAGATCAAGGTCGAGGTTGTCTGCGACGACGACCTTGCGCCGCGTGTCGTGGAAGCGACGCAGGCAGCCGCCAATTCGGGCGCGATCGGCGATGGCAAGATCTTCGTCCTCGATGTCGGTCAGGCCGTGCGTATCCGCACCGGCGAGACCGGCGAAACCGCGCTGTAA
- a CDS encoding ammonium transporter, with the protein MTFSKKLCGVAGAIGLTLLAASPALAGPIKAPDAAAMAGMVNKGDVAWMLISAALVLMMSIPGLALFYGGLVRSKNMLSVLMQVFMIVSVAGLVWVCWGYSMAFTSTSTPFPAIVGGLDKAFLMNVSSATYGATFSNNVYLPELVFVVFQMTFAMITPALIVGAFAERVKFSALIMFVVLWLTIVYFPMAHMVWYWAGPDFLADAPTDAGLLWGWGALDFAGGTVVHINAGIAGLVGCLMIGKRIGFPKEPMPPHSLVMTMIGASLLWVGWFGFNAGSNLEANAVTGVAFINTMVATCAAAVSWALVEQFHHGKPSLLGAVTGAVAGLVAITPAAGLGAPMTSILLGFVVSPICYIFVAFVKGKLGYDDSLDVFGVHCVGGIVGAIATGIVAAPSLGGQGVFDYTVFPAGFDADSYSISTQVVTQIKAVLFTLVYSGVLSALIYFVIDKTIGLRPNAEDEQQGLDLSSHGERAYNM; encoded by the coding sequence ATGACCTTTTCCAAGAAACTTTGCGGAGTAGCGGGGGCGATCGGCCTGACCCTGCTCGCCGCGTCACCGGCGCTTGCCGGTCCGATCAAGGCGCCCGACGCCGCTGCCATGGCCGGCATGGTCAACAAGGGCGACGTCGCCTGGATGCTGATCTCCGCCGCGCTCGTGCTGATGATGTCGATCCCCGGCCTTGCCCTCTTCTACGGCGGCCTGGTGCGCAGCAAGAATATGCTTTCGGTGCTGATGCAGGTCTTCATGATCGTGTCGGTTGCGGGCCTGGTTTGGGTCTGCTGGGGCTATTCGATGGCCTTCACCTCCACCAGCACGCCGTTCCCCGCCATTGTCGGCGGCCTGGACAAGGCGTTCCTGATGAACGTGTCCAGCGCGACCTATGGCGCGACGTTCAGCAACAACGTCTATCTGCCCGAACTGGTGTTCGTGGTGTTCCAGATGACCTTCGCCATGATTACGCCTGCCCTCATCGTCGGTGCCTTTGCCGAGCGCGTGAAGTTTTCGGCGCTGATCATGTTCGTGGTCCTGTGGCTCACGATCGTCTATTTCCCGATGGCGCACATGGTATGGTATTGGGCCGGCCCGGACTTCCTGGCTGACGCACCGACCGATGCCGGTCTGCTGTGGGGTTGGGGCGCACTCGACTTCGCTGGCGGCACTGTCGTCCACATCAATGCCGGTATCGCTGGCCTGGTGGGCTGCCTCATGATCGGCAAGCGTATCGGCTTCCCCAAGGAACCCATGCCGCCGCACTCGCTCGTCATGACGATGATCGGTGCCAGCCTGCTGTGGGTCGGCTGGTTCGGCTTCAACGCCGGTTCCAATCTGGAAGCCAATGCCGTCACTGGCGTCGCCTTCATCAACACCATGGTCGCCACTTGTGCCGCCGCCGTCAGCTGGGCGCTGGTCGAACAGTTCCACCATGGCAAGCCTTCGCTGCTGGGCGCTGTCACCGGCGCGGTTGCTGGCCTCGTCGCCATCACGCCTGCCGCTGGCCTTGGCGCACCGATGACCTCGATCCTGCTGGGCTTCGTTGTCTCCCCGATCTGCTACATCTTCGTAGCGTTCGTGAAGGGCAAGCTGGGCTATGACGACAGCCTGGACGTGTTCGGCGTCCATTGCGTGGGCGGCATCGTCGGCGCGATTGCGACCGGCATCGTTGCCGCCCCGTCGCTCGGCGGTCAGGGCGTGTTCGACTACACCGTGTTCCCCGCAGGCTTCGACGCCGACAGCTACTCGATCAGCACGCAGGTCGTGACCCAGATCAAGGCCGTTCTCTTCACGCTGGTCTACTCCGGTGTGCTGAGTGCGCTGATCTACTTCGTGATCGACAAGACCATCGGTCTGCGTCCGAACGCGGAAGACGAGCAGCAGGGTCTGGATCTCTCCAGCCACGGCGAGCGCGCCTACAATATGTAA